One region of Bombus affinis isolate iyBomAffi1 chromosome 3, iyBomAffi1.2, whole genome shotgun sequence genomic DNA includes:
- the LOC126914453 gene encoding putative lipid scramblase CLPTM1 isoform X3, with amino-acid sequence MVNAEIDEQRKRYQPTRLESFFAITKSLIIRALIIYCISHLFRRLQTDNSQFPGVINPAHSQAVNIFENGTLFDLHVYLSESENFKQFDDPRTLVWLEQGLVYGDWYSGPFQDGSKVRNYKFVATNQLKNNGSIYLHIYVTKSGKSPNPKDGKNYAGDYMSYSRKMLNKFKKVKYQKRHNLLTGETTASKEEIEKAELMNQEYLSHWHPNLTINLVTDHTNWVYGQLSPPLDTYIHFLPGEKFYKPILYMNDFWNMQRDYQPLNDTVKELELRLTYQPLSLFKWQIYAAQSMRNKWISSFMGDSTDEEDDDQDTLKETLLETNPYLLGLTIIVSVLHSVFEFLAFKNDIQFWNNRNSLEGLSVRSVFFNVFQSLIVSLYVLDNDTNTVVRISCAIGLCIEIWKINKVVNITVDRNSKILSIFPKISFHDKGSYVESSTKEYDRLAFKYLSWTLYPLLGGYAIYSLMYLEHKGWYSWVLNMLYGFLLTFGFIMMTPQLFINYKLKSVAHLPWRMMSYKFLNTFIDDIFAFVVKMPTLYRIGCFRDDIVFFIFLYQRWIYKTDHARVNEFGFSGEMEVKMIKDKKQESIKDRPKSEANKKNE; translated from the exons ATG GTAAACGCAGAAATTGACGAACAAAGGAAGAGGTATCAACCAACACGCCTAGAATCATTCTTCGCAATAACAAAATCTTTAATTATACGTGCCCTCATCATCTATTGTATTAGTCATCTATTCAGACGACTTCAAACTGATAATTCTCAGTTTCCTGGTGTTATCAATCCAGCACATTCACAAGCtgtaaatatatttgaaaatggAACATTATTTGACTTACATGTTTATTTATCAGAATCAGAGAATTTTAAGCAATTTGATGATCCAAGAACATTAGTATGGTTAGAACAAGGATTAGTATATGGAGATTGGTACAGTGGACCATTTCAAGATGGATCAAAAGTTAGAAATTATAAATTCGTTGCAACCaatcaattaaaaaataatggGTCTATATATCTTCATATATATGTCACTAAAAGTGGAAAGTCTCCGAACCCCAAAGATGGAAAAAACTATGCAGGAGATTATATGTCGTACTCtagaaaaatgttaaacaaattCAAAAAAGttaaatatcaaaaaaggcacaATCTATTAACTGGTGAAACTACTGCAAGTAAAGAAGAAATTGAG AAAGCTGAACTAATGAATCAAGAATATTTATCACATTGGCATCCAAATTTAACTATTAATTTAGTAACAGATCATACTAACTGGGTATATGGTCAATTATCTCCACCTTTAGATACAT ATATTCATTTTTTACCTGGTGAGAAATTCTATAAGCCTATATTATATATGAACGATTTTTGGAATATGCAAAGAGATTATCAACCCTTAAATGATACTGTTAAAGAACTTGAACTTAGATTAACCTATCAACCACTTTCATTATTTAAGTGGCAAATTTATGCAGCTCAGTCAATGAGAAATAAATGGATATCTTCATTTATGG gaGATTCAACGGACGAAGAAGACGATGATCAAGATACTTTAAAAGAAACACTATTGGAAACTAATCCTTACCTATTGGGTCTGACTATAATTGTATCAGTATTACACAGTGTGTTCGAATTTTTAGCATTTAAAAATg ATATACAATTCTGGAACAATCGTAATTCATTGGAAGGACTGTCAGTTCGATCTGTATTTTTCAATGTTTTTCAATCATTGATTGTTTCATTGTATGTTCTTGACAACGACACAAATACAGTGGTTCGGATTAGTTGCGCGATAGGTTTATGCATAGAAATATGGAAAATTAATAAGGTCGTAAATATTACTGTTGATAGAAACTCAAAAATACTTAGTATCTTCCCAAAAATAAGTTTCCATGATAAAGGATCATATGTAGAATCATCTACAAAAGAATATGATAGGCTtgcttttaaatatttatcatggACTCTTTATCCTCTTCTAGGAGGATATGCAATTTATTCATTGATGTATTTAGAACATAAAGGATGGTATTCTTGGGTTCTTAATATGCTCTATGGATTTTTATTAACGTTTGGGTTTATTATGATGACACCACAgctatttattaattacaaattaaaaagCGTGGCACATCTTCCATGGCGTATGATgtcttataaatttttaaatacatttattgATGATATTTTTGCATTTGTTGTAAAGATGCCAACATTATATAGAATTGGTTGTTTCCGCGATGACAtcgttttctttatatttttataccaaAGATGGATATATAAAACTGATCATGCTAGAGTAAATGAATTTGGCTTTTCTGGCGAAATGGAAGTTAAAATGATTAAAGACAAAAAACAAGAATCTATCAAAGATCGTCCAAAAAGTGAAGCAAATAAAAAGAACGAGTAA
- the LOC126914453 gene encoding putative lipid scramblase CLPTM1 isoform X1: protein MVGAENDNHDRKELSIKDSMDNNQQNGELVSTENNEEIDVNAEIDEQRKRYQPTRLESFFAITKSLIIRALIIYCISHLFRRLQTDNSQFPGVINPAHSQAVNIFENGTLFDLHVYLSESENFKQFDDPRTLVWLEQGLVYGDWYSGPFQDGSKVRNYKFVATNQLKNNGSIYLHIYVTKSGKSPNPKDGKNYAGDYMSYSRKMLNKFKKVKYQKRHNLLTGETTASKEEIEKAELMNQEYLSHWHPNLTINLVTDHTNWVYGQLSPPLDTYIHFLPGEKFYKPILYMNDFWNMQRDYQPLNDTVKELELRLTYQPLSLFKWQIYAAQSMRNKWISSFMGDSTDEEDDDQDTLKETLLETNPYLLGLTIIVSVLHSVFEFLAFKNDIQFWNNRNSLEGLSVRSVFFNVFQSLIVSLYVLDNDTNTVVRISCAIGLCIEIWKINKVVNITVDRNSKILSIFPKISFHDKGSYVESSTKEYDRLAFKYLSWTLYPLLGGYAIYSLMYLEHKGWYSWVLNMLYGFLLTFGFIMMTPQLFINYKLKSVAHLPWRMMSYKFLNTFIDDIFAFVVKMPTLYRIGCFRDDIVFFIFLYQRWIYKTDHARVNEFGFSGEMEVKMIKDKKQESIKDRPKSEANKKNE, encoded by the exons ATGGTGGGTGCTGAAAATGATAATCACGATCGTAAGGAACTAAGCATCAAAGATAGTATGGATAACAATCAACAAAATGGAGAATTAGTTTCTACAGAAAACAACGAAGAAATAGAT GTAAACGCAGAAATTGACGAACAAAGGAAGAGGTATCAACCAACACGCCTAGAATCATTCTTCGCAATAACAAAATCTTTAATTATACGTGCCCTCATCATCTATTGTATTAGTCATCTATTCAGACGACTTCAAACTGATAATTCTCAGTTTCCTGGTGTTATCAATCCAGCACATTCACAAGCtgtaaatatatttgaaaatggAACATTATTTGACTTACATGTTTATTTATCAGAATCAGAGAATTTTAAGCAATTTGATGATCCAAGAACATTAGTATGGTTAGAACAAGGATTAGTATATGGAGATTGGTACAGTGGACCATTTCAAGATGGATCAAAAGTTAGAAATTATAAATTCGTTGCAACCaatcaattaaaaaataatggGTCTATATATCTTCATATATATGTCACTAAAAGTGGAAAGTCTCCGAACCCCAAAGATGGAAAAAACTATGCAGGAGATTATATGTCGTACTCtagaaaaatgttaaacaaattCAAAAAAGttaaatatcaaaaaaggcacaATCTATTAACTGGTGAAACTACTGCAAGTAAAGAAGAAATTGAG AAAGCTGAACTAATGAATCAAGAATATTTATCACATTGGCATCCAAATTTAACTATTAATTTAGTAACAGATCATACTAACTGGGTATATGGTCAATTATCTCCACCTTTAGATACAT ATATTCATTTTTTACCTGGTGAGAAATTCTATAAGCCTATATTATATATGAACGATTTTTGGAATATGCAAAGAGATTATCAACCCTTAAATGATACTGTTAAAGAACTTGAACTTAGATTAACCTATCAACCACTTTCATTATTTAAGTGGCAAATTTATGCAGCTCAGTCAATGAGAAATAAATGGATATCTTCATTTATGG gaGATTCAACGGACGAAGAAGACGATGATCAAGATACTTTAAAAGAAACACTATTGGAAACTAATCCTTACCTATTGGGTCTGACTATAATTGTATCAGTATTACACAGTGTGTTCGAATTTTTAGCATTTAAAAATg ATATACAATTCTGGAACAATCGTAATTCATTGGAAGGACTGTCAGTTCGATCTGTATTTTTCAATGTTTTTCAATCATTGATTGTTTCATTGTATGTTCTTGACAACGACACAAATACAGTGGTTCGGATTAGTTGCGCGATAGGTTTATGCATAGAAATATGGAAAATTAATAAGGTCGTAAATATTACTGTTGATAGAAACTCAAAAATACTTAGTATCTTCCCAAAAATAAGTTTCCATGATAAAGGATCATATGTAGAATCATCTACAAAAGAATATGATAGGCTtgcttttaaatatttatcatggACTCTTTATCCTCTTCTAGGAGGATATGCAATTTATTCATTGATGTATTTAGAACATAAAGGATGGTATTCTTGGGTTCTTAATATGCTCTATGGATTTTTATTAACGTTTGGGTTTATTATGATGACACCACAgctatttattaattacaaattaaaaagCGTGGCACATCTTCCATGGCGTATGATgtcttataaatttttaaatacatttattgATGATATTTTTGCATTTGTTGTAAAGATGCCAACATTATATAGAATTGGTTGTTTCCGCGATGACAtcgttttctttatatttttataccaaAGATGGATATATAAAACTGATCATGCTAGAGTAAATGAATTTGGCTTTTCTGGCGAAATGGAAGTTAAAATGATTAAAGACAAAAAACAAGAATCTATCAAAGATCGTCCAAAAAGTGAAGCAAATAAAAAGAACGAGTAA
- the LOC126914453 gene encoding putative lipid scramblase CLPTM1 isoform X2, producing the protein MCVNYMYCCLVFSHFIIYFILGNIYRISSKVNAEIDEQRKRYQPTRLESFFAITKSLIIRALIIYCISHLFRRLQTDNSQFPGVINPAHSQAVNIFENGTLFDLHVYLSESENFKQFDDPRTLVWLEQGLVYGDWYSGPFQDGSKVRNYKFVATNQLKNNGSIYLHIYVTKSGKSPNPKDGKNYAGDYMSYSRKMLNKFKKVKYQKRHNLLTGETTASKEEIEKAELMNQEYLSHWHPNLTINLVTDHTNWVYGQLSPPLDTYIHFLPGEKFYKPILYMNDFWNMQRDYQPLNDTVKELELRLTYQPLSLFKWQIYAAQSMRNKWISSFMGDSTDEEDDDQDTLKETLLETNPYLLGLTIIVSVLHSVFEFLAFKNDIQFWNNRNSLEGLSVRSVFFNVFQSLIVSLYVLDNDTNTVVRISCAIGLCIEIWKINKVVNITVDRNSKILSIFPKISFHDKGSYVESSTKEYDRLAFKYLSWTLYPLLGGYAIYSLMYLEHKGWYSWVLNMLYGFLLTFGFIMMTPQLFINYKLKSVAHLPWRMMSYKFLNTFIDDIFAFVVKMPTLYRIGCFRDDIVFFIFLYQRWIYKTDHARVNEFGFSGEMEVKMIKDKKQESIKDRPKSEANKKNE; encoded by the exons ATGTgtgttaattatatgtattgttGCCTTGTATTTTctcattttataatttattttatccttGGAAATATTTATCGTATTTCATCAAAA GTAAACGCAGAAATTGACGAACAAAGGAAGAGGTATCAACCAACACGCCTAGAATCATTCTTCGCAATAACAAAATCTTTAATTATACGTGCCCTCATCATCTATTGTATTAGTCATCTATTCAGACGACTTCAAACTGATAATTCTCAGTTTCCTGGTGTTATCAATCCAGCACATTCACAAGCtgtaaatatatttgaaaatggAACATTATTTGACTTACATGTTTATTTATCAGAATCAGAGAATTTTAAGCAATTTGATGATCCAAGAACATTAGTATGGTTAGAACAAGGATTAGTATATGGAGATTGGTACAGTGGACCATTTCAAGATGGATCAAAAGTTAGAAATTATAAATTCGTTGCAACCaatcaattaaaaaataatggGTCTATATATCTTCATATATATGTCACTAAAAGTGGAAAGTCTCCGAACCCCAAAGATGGAAAAAACTATGCAGGAGATTATATGTCGTACTCtagaaaaatgttaaacaaattCAAAAAAGttaaatatcaaaaaaggcacaATCTATTAACTGGTGAAACTACTGCAAGTAAAGAAGAAATTGAG AAAGCTGAACTAATGAATCAAGAATATTTATCACATTGGCATCCAAATTTAACTATTAATTTAGTAACAGATCATACTAACTGGGTATATGGTCAATTATCTCCACCTTTAGATACAT ATATTCATTTTTTACCTGGTGAGAAATTCTATAAGCCTATATTATATATGAACGATTTTTGGAATATGCAAAGAGATTATCAACCCTTAAATGATACTGTTAAAGAACTTGAACTTAGATTAACCTATCAACCACTTTCATTATTTAAGTGGCAAATTTATGCAGCTCAGTCAATGAGAAATAAATGGATATCTTCATTTATGG gaGATTCAACGGACGAAGAAGACGATGATCAAGATACTTTAAAAGAAACACTATTGGAAACTAATCCTTACCTATTGGGTCTGACTATAATTGTATCAGTATTACACAGTGTGTTCGAATTTTTAGCATTTAAAAATg ATATACAATTCTGGAACAATCGTAATTCATTGGAAGGACTGTCAGTTCGATCTGTATTTTTCAATGTTTTTCAATCATTGATTGTTTCATTGTATGTTCTTGACAACGACACAAATACAGTGGTTCGGATTAGTTGCGCGATAGGTTTATGCATAGAAATATGGAAAATTAATAAGGTCGTAAATATTACTGTTGATAGAAACTCAAAAATACTTAGTATCTTCCCAAAAATAAGTTTCCATGATAAAGGATCATATGTAGAATCATCTACAAAAGAATATGATAGGCTtgcttttaaatatttatcatggACTCTTTATCCTCTTCTAGGAGGATATGCAATTTATTCATTGATGTATTTAGAACATAAAGGATGGTATTCTTGGGTTCTTAATATGCTCTATGGATTTTTATTAACGTTTGGGTTTATTATGATGACACCACAgctatttattaattacaaattaaaaagCGTGGCACATCTTCCATGGCGTATGATgtcttataaatttttaaatacatttattgATGATATTTTTGCATTTGTTGTAAAGATGCCAACATTATATAGAATTGGTTGTTTCCGCGATGACAtcgttttctttatatttttataccaaAGATGGATATATAAAACTGATCATGCTAGAGTAAATGAATTTGGCTTTTCTGGCGAAATGGAAGTTAAAATGATTAAAGACAAAAAACAAGAATCTATCAAAGATCGTCCAAAAAGTGAAGCAAATAAAAAGAACGAGTAA
- the LOC126914462 gene encoding chromatin assembly factor 1 subunit B, translating to MWCTTPEISWHNRDPVLSIDIQAGVYETPENEIFWRLVTGGADSHVLIWHLTTNDSGVATVKCVTDLERHQRAVNVVRFSPSKDILASGDDESTIILWKQKEDCEFFINSDETKDKEQWISWKVLRGHLEDVYDISWSPNSNMLVSGSVDNTAILWDVHKGRSVCILSDHKGFVQGVSWDPCNQYISTISTDRMCRLIDINTKRTVQRVYKAKIPTPPDHPLKDKVVRLFYDDTFKSFFRRLTFSTDGLLLIVPSGIIEPLETTERISNTTLIFSRYNLKEPLLLLPSLDDCTIAVRCCPVYFELRKSGPTPVIALPYRMVFAVATQHSIMIYDTQQISPIAVISNIHYTRLTDVAWSSDGRILIASSTDGYCSIIQFQRGELGEECKRQSNTTTKSSTVNNDFKQSTTLNSSAKDTSKEHLSTNDIDNSAMDIEIIKSKEKETFIRNPESALNQDNKLLDNIINEKNDVNNKETEETEDIVLVYNEESTTEVTKANIKHAPKEKEVPLIISNKAPRRVQLITLSSPKGFKKE from the exons atgtgGTGCACTACGCCTGAAATTTCATGGCATAATCGTGATCCAGTTTTAAGTATTGATATACAGGCTGGAGTTTATGAAACACCAGAGAATGAAATTTTTTGGCGACTTGTCACTGGCGGTGCTGACTCGCACGTCTTG ATATGGCATTTAACAACGAATGATAGTGGAGTTGCTACTGTGAAATGCGTAACCGATTTAGAACGACATCAAAGAGCAGTAAATGTAGTGCGATTTTCACCGTCGAAAGATATTTTAGCATCAGGAGACGATG AATCAACTATAATTTTATGGAAACAAAAGGAGGACtgtgaattttttattaattctgatGAAACTAAAGATAAAGAACAATGGATTTCCTGGAAAGTATTAAGAGGACACCTCGAGGATGTTTATGATATCAGTTGGTCTCCAAATTCTAATATGTTAGTTTCGGGATCTGTAGATAATACAGCTATTTTATGGGATGTTCACAAAGGGCGTTCTGTATGTATATTATCCGACCATAAAGGTTTTGTACAAGGAGTTTCATGGGATCCTTGTAATCAATATATATCTACAATAAGTACAGATAG GATGTGTCGTTTGATCGATATAAATACTAAAAGGACAGTGCAACGGGTTTATAAGGCAAAAATTCCAACACCACCAGACCATCCACTAAAAGATAAAGTAGTACGCTTGTTCTATGATGATACTTTTAAATCATTCTTTAGAAGATTAACATTTTCTACCGATGGATTATTACTTATTGTACCTTCCGGTATAATTGAACCTTTAGAAACTACTGAAAGAATATCTAATACAACTTTAATTTTCTCAAGATATAATTTAAAAGA ACCTCTTCTACTTTTACCTTCTTTGGATGATTGTACTATCGCAGTTCGATGTTGTCCAGTTTATTTTGAATTACGAAAGAGTGGCCCAACACCAGTGATAGCATTACCCTACAGAATGGTGTTTGCTGTTGCAACTCAGCATTCAATAATGATTTATGATACGCAACAAATTTCACCAATTGCTGTGATATCAAATATTCATTATACCAGATTAACTGATGTTGCATG GTCAAGCGATGGTAGAATATTAATAGCTTCTTCAACAGATGGATATTGTTCTATAATACAATTTCAAAGAGGTGAATTAGGTGAAGAATGTAAAAGGCAAAGTAATACTACAACAAAATCTAGCACTGTTAATAATGATTTTAAGCAATCTACGACATTAAATTCTAGTGCTAAAGATACATCAAAAGAACATTTATCGACCAACGATATAGATAATAGTGCTATGGATATTGAGATCataaaatcaaaagaaaaagaaacttttATTAGGAATCCAGAAAGTGCCTTAAATCaagataataaattattagataaCATCATTAACGAGAAAAATGACGTAAATAATAAGGAAACAGAAGAGACTGAAGATATTGTATTAGTTTATAACGAAGAAAGTACTACTGAAGTTACTAAAGCAAATATAAAACATGCACCTAAAGAAAAAGAAGTGCCATTAATAATTTCTAATAAAGCACCCCGAAGAGTACAATTAATTACACTTTCCAGCCCAAAGGGATTTAAAAAAGAGTAA
- the LOC126914468 gene encoding tubulin alpha-2/alpha-4 chain-like isoform X2, which translates to MRECISIHIGQAGVQMGNACWELYCLEHGIQPNGQMPSDTTVGYGDDSFNTFFSETDSGKHVPRAVFVDLEPTVVDEVRTGTYRELFHPEQLITGKEDAANNYARGHYTIGKEIVDLTLDRIRRLTERCKGLQGFLIFHSFGGGTGSGFSSLVMERLSVDYPKKSKLTFSIYPAPQVSTAVVEPYNAILYTHPTLEHCDVAFIVDNQAIYELCRRNLSIDRPTYTNLNRLIGQIVSSITASLRFDGALNVDLTEFQTNLVPYPRIHFPLATYAPVLSAANASHERITVAEITNSCFEPNHQMVNCDPRRGKYMAVCMLYRGDVVPKDVNAAIATIKRQKHIQFVEWCPTGFKVGINYQPPTVVPGGDLAKVERAVCCLCNTTAIVEAWARIDNKFDLMYAKRAFVHWFVGEGMEEGEFAEAREDLAALELDYREVQEDAANTEDEEEY; encoded by the exons ATG cGGGAATGTATATCCATTCATATTGGCCAAGCTGGCGTCCAAATGGGTAACGCTTGCTGGGAACTATACTGCTTGGAACATGGAATTCAACCTAATGGACAAATGCCCAGTGACACCACCGTTGGTTACGGGGATGATTCTTTCAACACATTCTTTTCCGAGACGGACTCGGGAAAACACGTTCCAAGAGCCGTGTTTGTCGATCTCGAACCAACAGTAGTAG ATGAAGTTCGTACAGGTACATATAGAGAACTGTTCCATCCGGAGCAACTAATCACGGGCAAAGAAGATGCGGCGAATAATTACGCGCGAGGTCATTACACCATAG GGAAGGAAATTGTGGACCTGACTTTGGATCGAATTCGCAGACTCACTGAACGATGCAAAGGTCTGCAGGGTTTTCTAATCTTCCATTCGTTCGGTGGTGGCACAGGATCAGGATTTTCGAGTTTAGTGATGGAAAGATTGTCCGTTGATTATCCAAAGAAAAGTAAATTGACTTTTAGTATTTATCCCGCGCCTCAG GTATCGACTGCCGTTGTAGAGCCATATAACGCGATTCTTTATACACATCCAACACTAGAACATTGCGACGTGGCCTTCATAGTTGACAATCAA GCCATTTATGAATTATGCAGAAGGAATTTAAGCATCGATAGACCTACGTACACAAATTTAAATCGTTTAATTGGACAAATCGTTTCATCGATAACCGCAAGTTTACGATTCGATGGAGCTCTTAACGTTGACCTTACCGAATTTCAAACAAATTTAGTACCATATCCGCGTATTCATTTTCCTCTT GCAACTTACGCTCCAGTTTTATCAGCTGCGAATGCTAGTCATGAGAGAATTACTGTAGCGGAGATAACGAATTCGTGTTTTGAACCAAATCATCAAATGGTGAATTGTGATCCGCGTAGAGGAAAATACATGGCAGTTTGCATGCTTTACAGAGGAGATGTTGTTCCCAAAGATGTAAATGCTGCTATTGCGACAATCAAACGACAGAAACATATTCAATTTGTCGAATGGTGTCCGACTGGTTTTAAG GTAGGGATAAATTATCAACCACCCACTGTAGTACCAGGAGGTGATCTTGCAAAAGTAGAAAGAGCTGTATGTTGTCTTTGTAACACCACTGCAATAGTTGAAGCATGGGCTAGAATCGATAATAAATTTGATCTGATGTATGCTAAACGAGCGTTTGTTCATTG GTTTGTCGGTGAAGGTATGGAGGAAGGCGAATTTGCGGAAGCGAGAGAAGATTTAGCAGCTTTAGAATTGGATTATCGTGAAGTTCAAGAAGACGCAGCTAATACtgaagacgaagaagaatatTGA
- the LOC126914468 gene encoding tubulin alpha-1C chain-like isoform X1: MAKKRECISIHIGQAGVQMGNACWELYCLEHGIQPNGQMPSDTTVGYGDDSFNTFFSETDSGKHVPRAVFVDLEPTVVDEVRTGTYRELFHPEQLITGKEDAANNYARGHYTIGKEIVDLTLDRIRRLTERCKGLQGFLIFHSFGGGTGSGFSSLVMERLSVDYPKKSKLTFSIYPAPQVSTAVVEPYNAILYTHPTLEHCDVAFIVDNQAIYELCRRNLSIDRPTYTNLNRLIGQIVSSITASLRFDGALNVDLTEFQTNLVPYPRIHFPLATYAPVLSAANASHERITVAEITNSCFEPNHQMVNCDPRRGKYMAVCMLYRGDVVPKDVNAAIATIKRQKHIQFVEWCPTGFKVGINYQPPTVVPGGDLAKVERAVCCLCNTTAIVEAWARIDNKFDLMYAKRAFVHWFVGEGMEEGEFAEAREDLAALELDYREVQEDAANTEDEEEY, encoded by the exons ATGGCAAAAAAG cGGGAATGTATATCCATTCATATTGGCCAAGCTGGCGTCCAAATGGGTAACGCTTGCTGGGAACTATACTGCTTGGAACATGGAATTCAACCTAATGGACAAATGCCCAGTGACACCACCGTTGGTTACGGGGATGATTCTTTCAACACATTCTTTTCCGAGACGGACTCGGGAAAACACGTTCCAAGAGCCGTGTTTGTCGATCTCGAACCAACAGTAGTAG ATGAAGTTCGTACAGGTACATATAGAGAACTGTTCCATCCGGAGCAACTAATCACGGGCAAAGAAGATGCGGCGAATAATTACGCGCGAGGTCATTACACCATAG GGAAGGAAATTGTGGACCTGACTTTGGATCGAATTCGCAGACTCACTGAACGATGCAAAGGTCTGCAGGGTTTTCTAATCTTCCATTCGTTCGGTGGTGGCACAGGATCAGGATTTTCGAGTTTAGTGATGGAAAGATTGTCCGTTGATTATCCAAAGAAAAGTAAATTGACTTTTAGTATTTATCCCGCGCCTCAG GTATCGACTGCCGTTGTAGAGCCATATAACGCGATTCTTTATACACATCCAACACTAGAACATTGCGACGTGGCCTTCATAGTTGACAATCAA GCCATTTATGAATTATGCAGAAGGAATTTAAGCATCGATAGACCTACGTACACAAATTTAAATCGTTTAATTGGACAAATCGTTTCATCGATAACCGCAAGTTTACGATTCGATGGAGCTCTTAACGTTGACCTTACCGAATTTCAAACAAATTTAGTACCATATCCGCGTATTCATTTTCCTCTT GCAACTTACGCTCCAGTTTTATCAGCTGCGAATGCTAGTCATGAGAGAATTACTGTAGCGGAGATAACGAATTCGTGTTTTGAACCAAATCATCAAATGGTGAATTGTGATCCGCGTAGAGGAAAATACATGGCAGTTTGCATGCTTTACAGAGGAGATGTTGTTCCCAAAGATGTAAATGCTGCTATTGCGACAATCAAACGACAGAAACATATTCAATTTGTCGAATGGTGTCCGACTGGTTTTAAG GTAGGGATAAATTATCAACCACCCACTGTAGTACCAGGAGGTGATCTTGCAAAAGTAGAAAGAGCTGTATGTTGTCTTTGTAACACCACTGCAATAGTTGAAGCATGGGCTAGAATCGATAATAAATTTGATCTGATGTATGCTAAACGAGCGTTTGTTCATTG GTTTGTCGGTGAAGGTATGGAGGAAGGCGAATTTGCGGAAGCGAGAGAAGATTTAGCAGCTTTAGAATTGGATTATCGTGAAGTTCAAGAAGACGCAGCTAATACtgaagacgaagaagaatatTGA